In Osmia bicornis bicornis chromosome 10, iOsmBic2.1, whole genome shotgun sequence, one genomic interval encodes:
- the LOC114874361 gene encoding B9 domain-containing protein 1 isoform X2: protein MSVEGEFFLSITGSIEHAEFYDINNAYCKYGFHCGSEWTVVAGIEEGLTQMCKCSNDPRNLAVWNFPLEITFKSTSPHGWPQLIMSIYGLDIFGHDVIRGYGVCHLPLETGCHEKRVSVYVPESSSTLQRFAAWLTGRRPELIDPTILASGGGRELTRMRVEGIVTVTFNVVLKDFFKLGYNNGEKQKK from the exons ATGTCGGTCGAGGGTGAATTTTTCCTATCGATCACGGGATCAATTGAGCACGCGGAATTTTATGATATCAATAATGCCTACTGCAAGTACGGATTTCATTGTGGGTCCGAATGGACTGTTGTCGCC GGTATCGAAGAAGGTTTAACGCAAATGTGCAAGTGCAGCAATGACCCGCGAAATCTGGCTGTATGGAATTTCCCCTTGGAGATTACATTCAAAAGCACCAGTCCACATGGAT GGCCCCAGTTAATAATGTCGATTTACGGGCTGGACATCTTTGGCCACGATGTCATTAGAGGATATGGGGTGTGTCATTTACCGCTGGAAACAGGTTGCCATGAAAAAAG GGTATCAGTGTACGTACCTGAGTCCTCTTCGACGTTGCAACGATTTGCAGCCTGGTTAACAGGTAGAAGACCGGAGTTAATTGATCCAACGATATTGGCCTCAGGTGGCGGAAGGGAAC TCACGCGCATGAGAGTGGAGGGTATTGTTACCGTAACGTTCAACGTTGTGCTAAAAGATTTCTTCAAGCTTGGCTACAACAACGGTGAGAAACAGAAGAAATAA
- the LOC114874346 gene encoding trehalase-like isoform X1, whose protein sequence is MEVTSLKIENLRDKDNWHQWRFIVRILLENVYDLFAVYEERLIKPADSVQDRDVKFKSEIYCKGKLLKTVQLNEVFPDSKTFVDLHQLQDPEVTMANFYRLLNATNNKPTRMQLTQYVNENFASSNELVNWTLPDWTENPSILKRIQEPKYREWAKYLNEIWKDLARKMSDDVEIHPERHSLIYVKNGFIIPGGRFKEFYYWDSYWVIEGLLLSDMYQTARGMIDNFVYMVEKYGFIPNGGRIYYLMRSQPPLLHLMVSRYLDFTGDYKYLGIILPTLEKEFAFWQQQKMIDVTKDGRTYKMGHYVVNSARPRPESYREDYNMAQELPEKDRDFFYNNIKAGAESGWDFSNRWCLTNNKNAPLSLLNISTQYIIPVDLNAILQQNGRLLSEFHSLLGNSAKAQYYAKIATELQLGIDNVLWNEDEGIWFDYDMSHKAPRKTFYPSNLAPLYTRSYNRNQREQYALSAVKYLKLQTIDSFFGGTPTSLNYTGEQWDFPNAWPPLQSFIVMGLYWTGVREAMEFADELASRWLSSNYAGFVETGQMFEKYDSSIPGQGGGGGEYNVQTGFGWTNGVVLEFLNTFSSLRVKEPRNNSELYMAIEE, encoded by the exons ATGGAAGTTACAAGTCTGAAAATTGAGAACCTACGTGACAAAGATAATTGGCATCAATGGCGGTTCATTGTGCGCATTTTATTGGAAAATGTGTACGATCTATTTGCTGTCTACGAGGAAAGATTAATAAAACCTGCGGATAGTGTACAGGATCGGGATGTGAAATTTAAAAG TGAGATCTATTGTAAGGggaaattattgaaaaccgTCCAACTGAACGAGGTCTTTCCTGACAGCAAAACATTCGTCGATCTTCATCAACTACAGGATCCAGAAGTGACCATGGCCAA TTTCTACCGCCTGCTGAACGCAACGAATAATAAACCGACTCGAATGCAGCTGACTCAATACGTTAATGAGAATTTCGCGTCATCGAACGAATTGGTGAATTGGACGCTGCCAGATTGGACGGAGAATCCTTCGATTCTGAAACGTATCCAGGAGCCGAAATACCGAGAATGGGCGAAATATCTGAATGAAATCTGGAAGGACTTGGCGAGGAAGATGAGCGACGATGTTGAAATACATCCAGAGAGACACAGTTTGATTTACGTAAAGAATGGGTTTATTATTCCCGGAGGTCGTTTTAAAG AATTCTACTATTGGGACAGTTACTGGGTGATTGAAGGGCTCTTGTTATCCGACATGTATCAAACTGCCAGAGGAATGATAGACAATTTCGTGTACATGGTGGAGAAATATGGGTTCATACCCAACGGGGGTAGAATTTATTACCTTATGAGGAGCCAACCGCCCCTATTACATCTCATG GTTTCAAGGTACTTGGATTTCACGGGAGActacaaatatcttggtataATTTTACCTACGCTGGAGAAGGAGTTCGCGTTTTGGCAGCAACAGAAAATGATAGATGTTACAAAAGATGGAAGGACCTACAAGATGGGACACTACGTTGTCAATAGCGCCAGACCACGACCAGAAAGTTACAG AGAGGATTACAATATGGCGCAAGAACTGCCAGAGAAAGACCGGGATTTCTTTTACAATAACATAAAGGCAGGCGCCGAAAGCGGTTGGGACTTTTCCAACAGGTGGTGTTTGACCAACAACAAAAACGCACCGCTCAGTTTACTGAACATTAGCACGCAGTACATTATACCTGTCGACCTTAATGCAATCTTGCAGCAGAACGGACGCCTTCTCAGCGAATTTCACTCTCTCCTGGGGAATAGCGCG aAAGCTCAGTATTACGCGAAAATCGCGACAGAACTTCAGCTTGGCATCGACAATGTTCTGTGGAACGAAGACGAAGGGATATGGTTCGACTACGACATGAGTCATAAGGCACCCAGAAAAACATTTTACCCTTCGAATCTTGCGCCATTATACACGAGAAGTTACAATCGCAATCAACGGGAACAGTACGCATTGAGTGCTGTAAAATATCTGAAATTGCAGACCATCGACAGTTTCTTTG GCGGCACACCCACGTCACTAAATTACACGGGCGAACAATGGGATTTTCCAAACGCTTGGCCACCACTACAATCGTTCATTGTGATGGGTCTTTACTGGACCGGAGTGAGAGAAGCAATGGAGTTCGCCGATGAATTAGCATCTAGATGGCTTAGTTCTAATTACGCTGGCTTTGTCGAAACCGGACAAATGTTTGAAAAG TACGATTCGAGTATACCTGGTCAAGGAGGTGGCGGAGGGGAGTACAACGTTCAGACCGGTTTTGGATGGACCAATGGGGTAGTACTGGAATTTCTTAACACCTTCTCCTCCCTTAGAGTTAAGGAACCGAGGAACAACAGCGAATTGTACATGGCGATCGAAGAATAA
- the LOC114874346 gene encoding trehalase-like isoform X3 produces the protein MNGYLGTYLEIYCKGKLLKTVQLNEVFPDSKTFVDLHQLQDPEVTMANFYRLLNATNNKPTRMQLTQYVNENFASSNELVNWTLPDWTENPSILKRIQEPKYREWAKYLNEIWKDLARKMSDDVEIHPERHSLIYVKNGFIIPGGRFKEFYYWDSYWVIEGLLLSDMYQTARGMIDNFVYMVEKYGFIPNGGRIYYLMRSQPPLLHLMVSRYLDFTGDYKYLGIILPTLEKEFAFWQQQKMIDVTKDGRTYKMGHYVVNSARPRPESYREDYNMAQELPEKDRDFFYNNIKAGAESGWDFSNRWCLTNNKNAPLSLLNISTQYIIPVDLNAILQQNGRLLSEFHSLLGNSAKAQYYAKIATELQLGIDNVLWNEDEGIWFDYDMSHKAPRKTFYPSNLAPLYTRSYNRNQREQYALSAVKYLKLQTIDSFFGGTPTSLNYTGEQWDFPNAWPPLQSFIVMGLYWTGVREAMEFADELASRWLSSNYAGFVETGQMFEKYDSSIPGQGGGGGEYNVQTGFGWTNGVVLEFLNTFSSLRVKEPRNNSELYMAIEE, from the exons TGAGATCTATTGTAAGGggaaattattgaaaaccgTCCAACTGAACGAGGTCTTTCCTGACAGCAAAACATTCGTCGATCTTCATCAACTACAGGATCCAGAAGTGACCATGGCCAA TTTCTACCGCCTGCTGAACGCAACGAATAATAAACCGACTCGAATGCAGCTGACTCAATACGTTAATGAGAATTTCGCGTCATCGAACGAATTGGTGAATTGGACGCTGCCAGATTGGACGGAGAATCCTTCGATTCTGAAACGTATCCAGGAGCCGAAATACCGAGAATGGGCGAAATATCTGAATGAAATCTGGAAGGACTTGGCGAGGAAGATGAGCGACGATGTTGAAATACATCCAGAGAGACACAGTTTGATTTACGTAAAGAATGGGTTTATTATTCCCGGAGGTCGTTTTAAAG AATTCTACTATTGGGACAGTTACTGGGTGATTGAAGGGCTCTTGTTATCCGACATGTATCAAACTGCCAGAGGAATGATAGACAATTTCGTGTACATGGTGGAGAAATATGGGTTCATACCCAACGGGGGTAGAATTTATTACCTTATGAGGAGCCAACCGCCCCTATTACATCTCATG GTTTCAAGGTACTTGGATTTCACGGGAGActacaaatatcttggtataATTTTACCTACGCTGGAGAAGGAGTTCGCGTTTTGGCAGCAACAGAAAATGATAGATGTTACAAAAGATGGAAGGACCTACAAGATGGGACACTACGTTGTCAATAGCGCCAGACCACGACCAGAAAGTTACAG AGAGGATTACAATATGGCGCAAGAACTGCCAGAGAAAGACCGGGATTTCTTTTACAATAACATAAAGGCAGGCGCCGAAAGCGGTTGGGACTTTTCCAACAGGTGGTGTTTGACCAACAACAAAAACGCACCGCTCAGTTTACTGAACATTAGCACGCAGTACATTATACCTGTCGACCTTAATGCAATCTTGCAGCAGAACGGACGCCTTCTCAGCGAATTTCACTCTCTCCTGGGGAATAGCGCG aAAGCTCAGTATTACGCGAAAATCGCGACAGAACTTCAGCTTGGCATCGACAATGTTCTGTGGAACGAAGACGAAGGGATATGGTTCGACTACGACATGAGTCATAAGGCACCCAGAAAAACATTTTACCCTTCGAATCTTGCGCCATTATACACGAGAAGTTACAATCGCAATCAACGGGAACAGTACGCATTGAGTGCTGTAAAATATCTGAAATTGCAGACCATCGACAGTTTCTTTG GCGGCACACCCACGTCACTAAATTACACGGGCGAACAATGGGATTTTCCAAACGCTTGGCCACCACTACAATCGTTCATTGTGATGGGTCTTTACTGGACCGGAGTGAGAGAAGCAATGGAGTTCGCCGATGAATTAGCATCTAGATGGCTTAGTTCTAATTACGCTGGCTTTGTCGAAACCGGACAAATGTTTGAAAAG TACGATTCGAGTATACCTGGTCAAGGAGGTGGCGGAGGGGAGTACAACGTTCAGACCGGTTTTGGATGGACCAATGGGGTAGTACTGGAATTTCTTAACACCTTCTCCTCCCTTAGAGTTAAGGAACCGAGGAACAACAGCGAATTGTACATGGCGATCGAAGAATAA
- the LOC114874360 gene encoding probable aconitate hydratase, mitochondrial — MYYCTRIIKGQRLAVFAADIQQRCFSVSPLSFAAQKVAMSKFDSTSYLPYDKLEENLKIVKKRLSRPLTLSEKVLYSHLDEPNKQEIVRGTSYLRLRPDRVAMQDATAQMAMLQFISSGLPKVAVPSTIHCDHLIEAQTGGEQDLKRAKDINKEVYNFLKTAGAKYGVGFWNPGSGIIHQIILENYAFPGLLMIGTDSHTPNGGGLGGLCIGVGGADAVDVMANIPWELKCPKVIGVKLTGKLKGWTSPKDVILKVAGILTVKGGTGAIVEYFGPGVDSISCTGMGTICNMGAEIGATTSIFPYNYRMQDYLKATGRKEVAGAADQHKESLLTADSGAKYDQVIELDLSTLEPHVNGPFTPDLAHPISKLGDTAKKNGWPNEIKVGLIGSCTNSSYEDMGRCANIAKQALDHGLKAKSIFDVTPGSEQIRATIERDGIAKTLREFGGTVLANACGPCIGQWDRKDVKKGDKNTIVTSYNRNFTGRNDANPATHAFVTSPELVTALSIAGRLDFNPVSDKLKGKDGKEFLLKDPFGDELPSRGFDPGMETYDAPPSDGSKVKVDVSPSSERLQLLEPFDKWDGKDLTDMTILIKVKGKCTTDHISAAGPWLKYRGHLDNISNNMFIGAVNSENGEMNKVKNQLTNDWGKVPDVARHYKKNGVRWVAVGDDNYGEGSSREHAALEPRHLGGRAIIVKSFARIHETNLKKQGLLPLTFANPSDYDKIQPTDKISLLGLKDLAPGKPVKAEIKHKDGKVDSITLNHTMNEQQISWFKAGSALNRMKEIASGK, encoded by the exons ATTGAGCCGGCCACTAACTCTCTCCGAAAAAGTTTTATATTCTCATCTCGACGAACCCAACAAGCAAGAAATTGTCCGTGGTACGAGCTACCTTCGACTGAGACCTGACCGTGTGGCTATGCAGGATGCAACTGCTCAAATGGCCATGTTGCAATTTATCAGTTCAG GATTGCCCAAAGTAGCAGTACCCTCCACGATCCACTGTGACCACTTGATAGAGGCACAAACCGGTGGCGAACAGGATCTGAAGCGCGCCAAAGACATCAACAAAGAAGTATACAACTTTCTGAAGACCGCTGGTGCTAAATATGGCGTCGGTTTCTGGAACCCCGGCTCTGGTATCATCCATCAGATCATCCTTGAAAACTATGCCTTCCCTGGTTTGCTGATGATCGGTACCGACTCTCACACTCCCAATGGTGGTGGTTTGGGAGGTCTTTGTATCGGTGTGGGTGGTGCTGACGCTGTTGACGTAATGGCAAACATCCCGTGGGAATTGAAATGCCCTAAAGTAATCGGAGTCAAATTGACTGGAAAACTGAAGGGTTGGACCAGCCCTAAGGACGTAATCCTGAAGGTTGCTGGTATCCTGACAGTGAAAGGTGGCACCGGAGCCATCGTTGAATACTTTGGCCCCGGTGTCGACAGCATCAGCTGTACTGGTATGGGGACCATTTGCAACATGGGTGCTGAGATCGGTGCCACCACCTCCATCTTCCCATACAACTATCGTATGCAGGATTACCTGAAGGCCACCGGTCGTAAGGAGGTTGCCGGAGCCGCGGATCAGCATAAAGAGAGCCTTTTGACTGCTGATTCTGGAGCGAAATACGATCAAGTCATCGAGCTGGACCTTAGTACCTTGGAACCACACGTCAATGGACCCTTCACGCCTGATCTTGCTCATCCCATCTCAAAATTGG GTGATACTGCCAAGAAGAATGGCTGGCCAAACGAGATCAAGGTCGGTCTCATTGGTTCCTGCACAAACAGCTCGTACGAGGACATGGGTCGTTGCGCGAATATCGCGAAACAGGCTCTTGATCATGGATTGAAAGCGAAATCTATATTCGATGTTACGCCAGGATCCGAGCAAATCCGTGCCACCATTGAACGTGACGGAATT GCAAAAACTCTTAGGGAGTTTGGAGGTACCGTTCTCGCTAATGCTTGCGGACCTTGCATCGGCCAATGGGATCGTAAAGATGTCAAGAAGGGAGACAAAAACACCATCGTCACATCGTACAATCGTAATTTCACGGGTCGTAACGACGCGAATCCGGCTACACATGCTTTCGTTACGAGCCCTGAACTCGTCACTGCCCTTTCGATCGCTGGTAGATTAGATTTCAATCCGGTGTCCGATAAGCTCAAAGGAAAAGATGGAAAGGAATTCCTTCTGAAAGATCCCTTTG GTGATGAACTGCCAAGCCGTGGATTCGACCCTGGAATGGAAACCTACGATGCCCCTCCATCTGATGGTAGCAAAGTCAAGGTTGACGTTAGCCCATCAAGCGAAAGATTGCAACTTTTGGAACCGTTTGACAAATGGGACGGTAAAGACCTCACCGACATGACCATTTTGATCAAAGTGAAGGGCAAGTGTACCACCGATCACATCTCAGCCGCTGGTCCATGGCTAAAATACCGTGGCCATTTGGACAATATCTCCAACAACATGTTCATTGG cgctGTGAATTCTGAGAATGGTGAGATGAACAAGGTAAAGAATCAATTAACGAACGATTGGGGCAAGGTACCCGATGTTGCACGTCATTACAAGAAGAACGGTGTGAGATGGGTAGCCGTTGGTGACGACAACTACGGAGAGGGTTCCTCTCGGGAGCACGCCGCCCTCGAACCACGACACCTTGGTGGAAGAGCTATCATTGTCAAGAGCTTCGCGCGTATCCACGAGACTAACCTGAAGAAGCAGGGATTATTACCTCTGACCTTTGCTAACCCAAGTGATTACGACAAGATTCAGCCCACGGATAAGATCAGCCTTCTGGGATTAAAGGATCTAGCGCCTGGCAAA CCTGTCAAAGCAGAGATCAAGCACAAGGACGGCAAAGTGGACAGCATTACCTTGAACCACACCATGAACGAACAACAGATATCCTGGTTTAAAGCAGGATCAGCTCTGAACCGTATGAAGGAGATCGCCAGCGGAAAGTAA
- the LOC114874361 gene encoding B9 domain-containing protein 1 isoform X1 gives MSVEGEFFLSITGSIEHAEFYDINNAYCKYGFHCGSEWTVVAGIEEGLTQMCKCSNDPRNLAVWNFPLEITFKSTSPHGWPQLIMSIYGLDIFGHDVIRGYGVCHLPLETGCHEKRVSVYVPESSSTLQRFAAWLTGRRPELIDPTILASGGGRERMKWVVSSNNFLYNCSHAHESGGYCYRNVQRCAKRFLQAWLQQR, from the exons ATGTCGGTCGAGGGTGAATTTTTCCTATCGATCACGGGATCAATTGAGCACGCGGAATTTTATGATATCAATAATGCCTACTGCAAGTACGGATTTCATTGTGGGTCCGAATGGACTGTTGTCGCC GGTATCGAAGAAGGTTTAACGCAAATGTGCAAGTGCAGCAATGACCCGCGAAATCTGGCTGTATGGAATTTCCCCTTGGAGATTACATTCAAAAGCACCAGTCCACATGGAT GGCCCCAGTTAATAATGTCGATTTACGGGCTGGACATCTTTGGCCACGATGTCATTAGAGGATATGGGGTGTGTCATTTACCGCTGGAAACAGGTTGCCATGAAAAAAG GGTATCAGTGTACGTACCTGAGTCCTCTTCGACGTTGCAACGATTTGCAGCCTGGTTAACAGGTAGAAGACCGGAGTTAATTGATCCAACGATATTGGCCTCAGGTGGCGGAAGGGAAC GTATGAAGTGGGTGGTCTCGAGTAATAACTTCCTTTATAATTGCAGTCACGCGCATGAGAGTGGAGGGTATTGTTACCGTAACGTTCAACGTTGTGCTAAAAGATTTCTTCAAGCTTGGCTACAACAACGGTGA
- the LOC114874346 gene encoding trehalase-like isoform X4, whose amino-acid sequence MANFYRLLNATNNKPTRMQLTQYVNENFASSNELVNWTLPDWTENPSILKRIQEPKYREWAKYLNEIWKDLARKMSDDVEIHPERHSLIYVKNGFIIPGGRFKEFYYWDSYWVIEGLLLSDMYQTARGMIDNFVYMVEKYGFIPNGGRIYYLMRSQPPLLHLMVSRYLDFTGDYKYLGIILPTLEKEFAFWQQQKMIDVTKDGRTYKMGHYVVNSARPRPESYREDYNMAQELPEKDRDFFYNNIKAGAESGWDFSNRWCLTNNKNAPLSLLNISTQYIIPVDLNAILQQNGRLLSEFHSLLGNSAKAQYYAKIATELQLGIDNVLWNEDEGIWFDYDMSHKAPRKTFYPSNLAPLYTRSYNRNQREQYALSAVKYLKLQTIDSFFGGTPTSLNYTGEQWDFPNAWPPLQSFIVMGLYWTGVREAMEFADELASRWLSSNYAGFVETGQMFEKYDSSIPGQGGGGGEYNVQTGFGWTNGVVLEFLNTFSSLRVKEPRNNSELYMAIEE is encoded by the exons ATGGCCAA TTTCTACCGCCTGCTGAACGCAACGAATAATAAACCGACTCGAATGCAGCTGACTCAATACGTTAATGAGAATTTCGCGTCATCGAACGAATTGGTGAATTGGACGCTGCCAGATTGGACGGAGAATCCTTCGATTCTGAAACGTATCCAGGAGCCGAAATACCGAGAATGGGCGAAATATCTGAATGAAATCTGGAAGGACTTGGCGAGGAAGATGAGCGACGATGTTGAAATACATCCAGAGAGACACAGTTTGATTTACGTAAAGAATGGGTTTATTATTCCCGGAGGTCGTTTTAAAG AATTCTACTATTGGGACAGTTACTGGGTGATTGAAGGGCTCTTGTTATCCGACATGTATCAAACTGCCAGAGGAATGATAGACAATTTCGTGTACATGGTGGAGAAATATGGGTTCATACCCAACGGGGGTAGAATTTATTACCTTATGAGGAGCCAACCGCCCCTATTACATCTCATG GTTTCAAGGTACTTGGATTTCACGGGAGActacaaatatcttggtataATTTTACCTACGCTGGAGAAGGAGTTCGCGTTTTGGCAGCAACAGAAAATGATAGATGTTACAAAAGATGGAAGGACCTACAAGATGGGACACTACGTTGTCAATAGCGCCAGACCACGACCAGAAAGTTACAG AGAGGATTACAATATGGCGCAAGAACTGCCAGAGAAAGACCGGGATTTCTTTTACAATAACATAAAGGCAGGCGCCGAAAGCGGTTGGGACTTTTCCAACAGGTGGTGTTTGACCAACAACAAAAACGCACCGCTCAGTTTACTGAACATTAGCACGCAGTACATTATACCTGTCGACCTTAATGCAATCTTGCAGCAGAACGGACGCCTTCTCAGCGAATTTCACTCTCTCCTGGGGAATAGCGCG aAAGCTCAGTATTACGCGAAAATCGCGACAGAACTTCAGCTTGGCATCGACAATGTTCTGTGGAACGAAGACGAAGGGATATGGTTCGACTACGACATGAGTCATAAGGCACCCAGAAAAACATTTTACCCTTCGAATCTTGCGCCATTATACACGAGAAGTTACAATCGCAATCAACGGGAACAGTACGCATTGAGTGCTGTAAAATATCTGAAATTGCAGACCATCGACAGTTTCTTTG GCGGCACACCCACGTCACTAAATTACACGGGCGAACAATGGGATTTTCCAAACGCTTGGCCACCACTACAATCGTTCATTGTGATGGGTCTTTACTGGACCGGAGTGAGAGAAGCAATGGAGTTCGCCGATGAATTAGCATCTAGATGGCTTAGTTCTAATTACGCTGGCTTTGTCGAAACCGGACAAATGTTTGAAAAG TACGATTCGAGTATACCTGGTCAAGGAGGTGGCGGAGGGGAGTACAACGTTCAGACCGGTTTTGGATGGACCAATGGGGTAGTACTGGAATTTCTTAACACCTTCTCCTCCCTTAGAGTTAAGGAACCGAGGAACAACAGCGAATTGTACATGGCGATCGAAGAATAA
- the LOC114874346 gene encoding trehalase-like isoform X2 — protein sequence MPDGLLIVLLAAIAALTDAASIGHASFKATDCDSEIYCKGKLLKTVQLNEVFPDSKTFVDLHQLQDPEVTMANFYRLLNATNNKPTRMQLTQYVNENFASSNELVNWTLPDWTENPSILKRIQEPKYREWAKYLNEIWKDLARKMSDDVEIHPERHSLIYVKNGFIIPGGRFKEFYYWDSYWVIEGLLLSDMYQTARGMIDNFVYMVEKYGFIPNGGRIYYLMRSQPPLLHLMVSRYLDFTGDYKYLGIILPTLEKEFAFWQQQKMIDVTKDGRTYKMGHYVVNSARPRPESYREDYNMAQELPEKDRDFFYNNIKAGAESGWDFSNRWCLTNNKNAPLSLLNISTQYIIPVDLNAILQQNGRLLSEFHSLLGNSAKAQYYAKIATELQLGIDNVLWNEDEGIWFDYDMSHKAPRKTFYPSNLAPLYTRSYNRNQREQYALSAVKYLKLQTIDSFFGGTPTSLNYTGEQWDFPNAWPPLQSFIVMGLYWTGVREAMEFADELASRWLSSNYAGFVETGQMFEKYDSSIPGQGGGGGEYNVQTGFGWTNGVVLEFLNTFSSLRVKEPRNNSELYMAIEE from the exons TGAGATCTATTGTAAGGggaaattattgaaaaccgTCCAACTGAACGAGGTCTTTCCTGACAGCAAAACATTCGTCGATCTTCATCAACTACAGGATCCAGAAGTGACCATGGCCAA TTTCTACCGCCTGCTGAACGCAACGAATAATAAACCGACTCGAATGCAGCTGACTCAATACGTTAATGAGAATTTCGCGTCATCGAACGAATTGGTGAATTGGACGCTGCCAGATTGGACGGAGAATCCTTCGATTCTGAAACGTATCCAGGAGCCGAAATACCGAGAATGGGCGAAATATCTGAATGAAATCTGGAAGGACTTGGCGAGGAAGATGAGCGACGATGTTGAAATACATCCAGAGAGACACAGTTTGATTTACGTAAAGAATGGGTTTATTATTCCCGGAGGTCGTTTTAAAG AATTCTACTATTGGGACAGTTACTGGGTGATTGAAGGGCTCTTGTTATCCGACATGTATCAAACTGCCAGAGGAATGATAGACAATTTCGTGTACATGGTGGAGAAATATGGGTTCATACCCAACGGGGGTAGAATTTATTACCTTATGAGGAGCCAACCGCCCCTATTACATCTCATG GTTTCAAGGTACTTGGATTTCACGGGAGActacaaatatcttggtataATTTTACCTACGCTGGAGAAGGAGTTCGCGTTTTGGCAGCAACAGAAAATGATAGATGTTACAAAAGATGGAAGGACCTACAAGATGGGACACTACGTTGTCAATAGCGCCAGACCACGACCAGAAAGTTACAG AGAGGATTACAATATGGCGCAAGAACTGCCAGAGAAAGACCGGGATTTCTTTTACAATAACATAAAGGCAGGCGCCGAAAGCGGTTGGGACTTTTCCAACAGGTGGTGTTTGACCAACAACAAAAACGCACCGCTCAGTTTACTGAACATTAGCACGCAGTACATTATACCTGTCGACCTTAATGCAATCTTGCAGCAGAACGGACGCCTTCTCAGCGAATTTCACTCTCTCCTGGGGAATAGCGCG aAAGCTCAGTATTACGCGAAAATCGCGACAGAACTTCAGCTTGGCATCGACAATGTTCTGTGGAACGAAGACGAAGGGATATGGTTCGACTACGACATGAGTCATAAGGCACCCAGAAAAACATTTTACCCTTCGAATCTTGCGCCATTATACACGAGAAGTTACAATCGCAATCAACGGGAACAGTACGCATTGAGTGCTGTAAAATATCTGAAATTGCAGACCATCGACAGTTTCTTTG GCGGCACACCCACGTCACTAAATTACACGGGCGAACAATGGGATTTTCCAAACGCTTGGCCACCACTACAATCGTTCATTGTGATGGGTCTTTACTGGACCGGAGTGAGAGAAGCAATGGAGTTCGCCGATGAATTAGCATCTAGATGGCTTAGTTCTAATTACGCTGGCTTTGTCGAAACCGGACAAATGTTTGAAAAG TACGATTCGAGTATACCTGGTCAAGGAGGTGGCGGAGGGGAGTACAACGTTCAGACCGGTTTTGGATGGACCAATGGGGTAGTACTGGAATTTCTTAACACCTTCTCCTCCCTTAGAGTTAAGGAACCGAGGAACAACAGCGAATTGTACATGGCGATCGAAGAATAA